From the genome of Thermococcus chitonophagus, one region includes:
- a CDS encoding CGP-CTERM-anchored Cys-rich protein: MRKVILLLLLLLFVPLAEACFFPQDLYAVEVELNKGSYDLSPLLNAKNVVEYNGKIIYRSRYDPRLIVILWSGEWRVGINENGSYLHIRIQIPTKRVKEVRYSEEFQGVLPVDEIKEKAKKLGWEVGEYSLVKDNITIVLTKLRGFECKDNSDCKIAGCSKELCVPRNESPFSTCVYREWYRCLNLTRCGCYNGFCTWLPNEEFLKCLKEHNVTLDQVVKARVSVMIEVKDNVTQDKVGEIKEVLGCDVPLNFTERWEWRVVPSLNPETINASEAIKTELEWLKRVGVIKIDDKDIEEIAKVAKWGYAGYNARIGFYDGRWMPYSNYSGAVLIKCGGLAYEEYPTPTSTPVLPSSKGICGPGILLLLTILVRGRRK; the protein is encoded by the coding sequence ATGAGGAAAGTAATTCTACTACTCCTTCTCTTGCTCTTTGTGCCCTTAGCTGAGGCCTGCTTTTTCCCCCAGGACCTTTACGCTGTTGAAGTTGAGCTGAACAAAGGTAGTTATGACCTTTCTCCTCTCCTGAACGCGAAGAATGTTGTTGAGTATAATGGAAAAATAATCTACAGGTCTCGCTATGACCCGAGGCTGATAGTTATACTATGGTCTGGAGAGTGGAGGGTTGGGATTAACGAAAATGGAAGCTACCTGCACATCAGGATTCAGATTCCAACGAAGAGAGTTAAAGAAGTAAGGTATTCCGAGGAATTTCAAGGCGTGCTTCCCGTGGATGAGATAAAAGAGAAGGCCAAAAAGCTTGGCTGGGAAGTGGGGGAGTATTCCTTGGTAAAAGATAACATAACGATAGTACTCACTAAGCTTAGGGGATTCGAGTGCAAGGACAACTCCGACTGCAAGATTGCGGGATGTTCTAAGGAGCTATGCGTCCCCAGGAATGAAAGCCCATTCTCGACCTGCGTTTACAGGGAGTGGTACAGGTGCCTTAATCTTACCAGATGTGGCTGTTACAATGGCTTCTGCACGTGGTTGCCCAACGAGGAGTTTCTGAAGTGCCTGAAAGAGCACAATGTCACCCTTGATCAGGTGGTAAAGGCTAGAGTTAGTGTTATGATTGAAGTAAAGGATAATGTAACCCAAGATAAAGTCGGTGAAATAAAGGAAGTCCTGGGGTGCGACGTTCCCTTGAACTTCACTGAGAGGTGGGAGTGGAGAGTTGTGCCCTCACTCAATCCCGAGACGATAAATGCGAGCGAGGCGATAAAGACCGAGTTAGAGTGGCTTAAGAGGGTTGGAGTGATAAAGATAGATGATAAAGACATAGAAGAGATAGCGAAAGTTGCAAAGTGGGGGTATGCAGGGTATAACGCCAGGATAGGATTTTATGACGGTAGGTGGATGCCCTACTCGAACTACTCTGGGGCGGTCCTCATAAAATGTGGAGGCTTAGCCTATGAAGAGTACCCAACACCGACTTCAACTCCCGTACTGCCCTCCTCAAAGGGAATTTGTGGGCCTGGAATACTCTTGCTCCTTACAATACTGGTGAGAGGGAGGAGAAAATGA
- the trm10 gene encoding tRNA (guanine(9)-/adenine(9)-N1)-methyltransferase encodes MKRPGEILREILKEKGVESVGTLSRKWPSGEDIYQELALLLLEGDGAVVKLNEPVKESWDLEGRKKGPSLYAYVRSCMVNKFEVVISGEDLLHRLPDYPWIIVDLMFWDKHIPKEKGKVTLQLRETYAVMRRMFWPRKLAITWVNEEFKRMSKLPLNKVEAFEGSTAEFLKLKGIERVVLLDPNAQEVLSQDDLKEKAFIIGGIVDMKGDKKGTTAKIGEELESKGIEMLRRKIVLRGDIVGVPDRINHIAEILLRMLYGENMEKAILAVQAPTHARWRLRKEIPKRKIRYLIDGKLYLVVEKELYDELKQWLNIRWEDFVKVLRETGMVALERRRIHHLNKISVYRLDRSGGKRVILLKRAALLCYNC; translated from the coding sequence ATGAAGAGGCCGGGAGAAATTCTCAGGGAAATCCTGAAGGAGAAAGGAGTTGAGAGCGTTGGAACGCTCTCACGAAAATGGCCGAGTGGGGAGGATATCTACCAAGAATTGGCCTTACTTCTTCTGGAGGGGGATGGAGCGGTAGTTAAACTTAACGAACCCGTTAAGGAATCCTGGGATTTAGAAGGGAGGAAGAAGGGGCCTTCCCTTTACGCTTACGTTAGGTCCTGCATGGTGAATAAGTTTGAAGTAGTGATAAGCGGGGAGGACCTACTGCACAGGTTGCCCGACTATCCCTGGATAATCGTTGACCTCATGTTCTGGGATAAGCACATACCAAAGGAAAAAGGGAAAGTAACCCTCCAGCTCAGGGAAACATATGCCGTTATGAGGAGGATGTTCTGGCCGAGGAAGTTAGCAATAACTTGGGTCAATGAGGAGTTTAAGAGGATGAGCAAGCTACCACTTAATAAGGTTGAGGCCTTTGAAGGATCCACCGCGGAGTTCCTTAAATTGAAGGGAATAGAGAGGGTAGTTCTTCTAGATCCAAACGCCCAGGAAGTTCTATCCCAGGATGATCTGAAAGAGAAGGCGTTTATAATCGGTGGCATAGTGGACATGAAGGGGGACAAGAAAGGAACTACCGCCAAGATCGGAGAGGAGCTGGAGTCTAAAGGCATTGAAATGCTTAGGAGGAAGATAGTCCTGAGGGGAGATATCGTGGGAGTTCCGGATAGGATAAATCACATAGCTGAAATTCTACTCAGAATGCTGTACGGGGAGAATATGGAAAAGGCCATCTTAGCTGTCCAAGCTCCGACACACGCAAGGTGGAGGCTCAGGAAGGAAATTCCAAAGAGGAAGATCCGCTATCTAATAGATGGGAAATTATACCTTGTCGTTGAGAAGGAGCTTTATGACGAGTTAAAGCAGTGGCTTAACATAAGGTGGGAAGACTTCGTCAAGGTTCTCAGGGAAACTGGCATGGTGGCCTTAGAGAGGAGGAGAATTCACCACTTAAACAAGATCTCGGTTTACAGGCTCGATAGGAGCGGGGGCAAGAGGGTTATCCTGCTTAAGAGGGCCGCTCTGCTGTGCTACAATTGTTAG
- a CDS encoding DUF4143 domain-containing protein, with protein sequence MFELKGNRTDFITLARKINVSHMTVREYLSVLESARLIYVLEAWDISKKKHAHRKEKKIVFQSPLIAVSLAVYLGEDPLEFIEENIEWLVEHTAITHVIWSMERPIIKEKHSFVGFYYDQTKECDLVIKDRGFFGIEVKYGRVKKRKYGFPVIYLSKDELGEDVIPTALYLYGLKK encoded by the coding sequence ATCTTTGAGCTAAAGGGAAACAGGACTGATTTTATAACACTCGCAAGGAAGATAAACGTCTCACACATGACCGTTAGAGAGTACCTATCAGTGCTTGAGAGCGCCAGGCTGATATACGTCCTTGAAGCCTGGGACATAAGTAAGAAGAAACATGCTCACAGAAAAGAGAAGAAGATAGTATTCCAAAGCCCCCTTATAGCGGTATCCCTGGCAGTGTACCTCGGTGAAGATCCGCTGGAGTTTATTGAGGAGAATATCGAGTGGCTAGTTGAACACACCGCCATAACTCATGTGATATGGTCAATGGAAAGGCCAATCATAAAGGAAAAGCACTCATTTGTCGGTTTCTACTATGACCAGACAAAAGAATGTGACCTAGTGATTAAGGATAGAGGGTTCTTCGGGATAGAAGTTAAGTATGGAAGGGTTAAGAAGAGGAAATACGGATTTCCCGTGATTTATCTCTCTAAGGACGAGCTCGGTGAAGATGTTATTCCAACAGCCCTTTACCTCTATGGCCTCAAAAAGTAG
- a CDS encoding secondary thiamine-phosphate synthase enzyme YjbQ — translation MRVVRKELHFSTKGEIDLVDITHEVEKFVAESEIANGQVLIFVPGATGAIIAIEHEEGLLEDFKRWLKEVIPKERPYLHNRFDDNAHSHLRATLLGPSLVFPIIDGELMRGTWQQIFFVELDTRPRRRRVILQAIGE, via the coding sequence ATGAGGGTGGTCAGGAAAGAACTGCACTTCTCGACTAAGGGTGAAATTGATCTTGTGGATATAACGCACGAGGTTGAGAAGTTCGTTGCCGAGAGTGAAATAGCCAATGGACAGGTCTTAATTTTCGTTCCTGGGGCCACTGGAGCTATAATAGCCATAGAGCATGAGGAAGGCCTTTTGGAGGACTTCAAGAGATGGCTTAAGGAGGTCATACCAAAAGAAAGGCCCTACCTCCACAACAGGTTCGATGACAACGCCCACTCCCACCTAAGGGCCACCTTGCTCGGCCCGAGCTTGGTCTTCCCGATAATTGATGGGGAGTTGATGAGGGGTACTTGGCAGCAGATATTCTTCGTTGAGCTAGATACTAGGCCGAGAAGAAGGAGAGTCATACTTCAGGCCATCGGAGAATAG
- the arcC gene encoding carbamate kinase, whose translation MPKRVVIALGGNALQQRGQKGTYEEMMENVKKTARQIAEIIARGYEVVITHGNGPQVGTLLLHMDAGQMVHGIPAQPMDVAGAMTQGWIGYMIQQALKNELEKRGIKRDVVTIVTQTIVDKNDPAFENPTKPVGPFYDEETAKKLAREKGWVVKEDAGRGWRRVVPSPDPKAHVEAEVIKKLVEAGVIVIASGGGGVPVIQENGEIKGVEAVIDKDLAGERLAEEVNADIFMILTDVNGAALYYGTEKETWLREVKVEEMERYYNEGHFKAGSMGPKVLAAIRFVRWGGERAIIASLDRAVEALEGKTGTQVIP comes from the coding sequence GTGCCTAAGAGAGTTGTTATAGCCCTTGGCGGTAATGCCCTTCAGCAGAGAGGGCAAAAGGGGACTTATGAGGAGATGATGGAGAACGTTAAGAAGACCGCGAGGCAGATAGCGGAGATAATCGCGAGAGGTTACGAGGTTGTAATAACTCACGGTAACGGTCCCCAGGTTGGAACCCTACTCTTACACATGGATGCTGGTCAAATGGTTCATGGAATTCCAGCCCAGCCGATGGATGTTGCTGGAGCAATGACGCAGGGGTGGATAGGATACATGATACAGCAGGCTTTGAAAAACGAGCTTGAGAAGAGGGGAATAAAGAGAGATGTTGTTACAATAGTAACTCAGACAATCGTTGATAAGAATGACCCCGCTTTTGAGAATCCAACTAAGCCCGTTGGCCCGTTTTACGATGAAGAAACTGCCAAAAAGCTTGCAAGAGAGAAGGGCTGGGTGGTTAAGGAAGATGCTGGAAGGGGCTGGAGGAGGGTTGTCCCGAGTCCAGATCCAAAGGCCCACGTTGAGGCAGAGGTTATAAAGAAACTCGTCGAGGCTGGCGTTATAGTTATAGCGAGCGGTGGCGGGGGAGTTCCGGTAATCCAAGAGAACGGAGAGATAAAGGGTGTTGAGGCGGTAATAGACAAGGATCTTGCTGGAGAGAGGTTGGCCGAGGAGGTTAACGCTGACATCTTCATGATCTTGACGGACGTCAATGGTGCAGCCCTGTACTATGGAACCGAGAAGGAGACTTGGCTTAGGGAGGTAAAAGTGGAGGAGATGGAGAGGTACTACAACGAAGGCCACTTCAAGGCTGGAAGCATGGGGCCTAAGGTTCTAGCCGCGATAAGGTTCGTGAGATGGGGTGGGGAGAGGGCAATAATAGCTAGCCTTGATAGGGCTGTGGAAGCTTTAGAGGGGAAAACTGGGACCCAGGTTATTCCTTAA
- a CDS encoding NAD(P)-dependent malic enzyme — protein sequence MSRLSDEERRRLPQDALEFHRNNFPGNGKIEVIPKVPLKNFYHLSLAYTPGVAEPCKAIRDGEDPDEYTIIPNTVAVVTDGSAILGLGDIGVLAGMPVMEGKCVLFKALAGVDAFPILIDTKDVDKIVETVKLISKGFGGINLEDISAPRCFEIEQRLKEELDIPVFHDDQHGTAVVTLAGLINALKIVGKKFSEIKVAISGAGAAGIAIAKILYHVGVKEIIAVDRKGIIHEGRDDLNPYKREIAKYNIHGIEGDLAKAMEGADVFIGVSVGGIVTPEMVKRMADDAIVFAMANPVPEIMPDEAKKAGARIVATGRSDFPNQINNVLGFPGIFRGALDVKARDITLNMNIAAANAIASVIPDDELSEENIIPSPLHPDVYPKEARAVAEQAIKDGVARRKVKGEWIEEHTRKLREFYQKFIAPINEIRNDF from the coding sequence ATGTCAAGACTTAGTGATGAGGAGAGAAGAAGACTACCCCAGGATGCTCTTGAGTTCCACAGAAATAACTTTCCCGGGAACGGTAAAATCGAAGTAATCCCAAAGGTTCCGCTCAAGAACTTTTACCATCTAAGCTTAGCGTATACACCGGGAGTTGCAGAGCCCTGCAAGGCCATTAGAGACGGTGAGGATCCCGATGAGTATACGATAATCCCAAATACTGTTGCCGTAGTTACTGACGGTTCAGCAATCCTTGGTCTCGGTGATATAGGGGTCTTAGCTGGAATGCCCGTTATGGAAGGCAAATGCGTTCTCTTCAAGGCTCTAGCAGGAGTTGATGCATTCCCGATCCTAATAGACACCAAAGACGTCGATAAAATAGTTGAAACGGTAAAGCTGATTTCCAAGGGGTTTGGAGGCATAAACCTTGAAGACATTTCAGCTCCAAGATGTTTTGAGATAGAGCAGAGGCTAAAGGAAGAACTAGATATTCCAGTATTCCACGATGACCAGCATGGCACTGCAGTGGTAACCCTCGCGGGCTTAATCAATGCATTAAAGATCGTTGGCAAGAAATTTAGTGAGATAAAGGTGGCAATTAGCGGTGCTGGAGCTGCAGGAATTGCGATAGCCAAGATACTCTATCATGTTGGCGTTAAGGAAATTATTGCCGTTGACAGAAAGGGGATAATCCATGAAGGGAGAGATGACTTGAATCCATACAAGAGGGAGATAGCCAAGTACAACATTCACGGTATTGAGGGTGACTTGGCCAAGGCTATGGAAGGTGCGGACGTATTTATTGGTGTTAGTGTTGGAGGAATAGTCACTCCCGAGATGGTTAAAAGGATGGCAGATGACGCGATAGTATTCGCCATGGCGAATCCAGTCCCGGAAATTATGCCCGACGAAGCTAAAAAGGCAGGAGCGAGAATAGTAGCAACGGGAAGAAGCGACTTTCCAAACCAGATAAACAACGTTCTCGGGTTCCCAGGAATTTTCAGAGGGGCTCTGGATGTTAAGGCGAGGGACATAACTCTCAACATGAACATTGCTGCCGCAAATGCAATAGCATCCGTAATTCCTGATGATGAGCTAAGTGAAGAAAACATAATCCCCTCTCCTCTGCATCCCGATGTTTATCCAAAGGAAGCTAGAGCAGTTGCCGAACAGGCAATCAAAGATGGGGTTGCAAGAAGGAAAGTCAAAGGGGAGTGGATCGAGGAGCATACTAGAAAGCTGAGAGAGTTCTACCAGAAGTTCATAGCACCAATTAATGAAATTAGAAATGACTTTTGA
- a CDS encoding flavin reductase family protein has product MHPYRLLYPMRTYLVISGHGEEANVMAADWVTIVSYDPFMVGVAIAPERTTHGLVKKYREFVISVPSLEMLRDVWIAGTKKGPSKLKEMSITLVPSKSIKVPSIKEALANLECKVVDARGYGDHTWFVGEVVGYSYREEAFKDGKPNLKAKFLAHSAWTDFVTFCEEIYKTE; this is encoded by the coding sequence ATGCACCCTTACAGGCTTCTCTACCCGATGAGAACCTACCTAGTGATTTCCGGTCATGGCGAAGAGGCAAACGTTATGGCAGCGGACTGGGTTACCATAGTGTCCTATGACCCATTCATGGTTGGCGTGGCAATAGCACCAGAGAGAACAACTCACGGCCTAGTTAAGAAGTACCGTGAATTCGTTATCAGCGTTCCAAGCCTCGAAATGCTTAGGGACGTGTGGATAGCTGGAACAAAGAAGGGGCCCTCAAAGCTCAAGGAGATGTCAATAACCTTAGTTCCCTCAAAGAGCATTAAAGTGCCCAGTATAAAGGAAGCCCTAGCCAACTTGGAGTGCAAGGTTGTTGATGCTAGGGGTTATGGGGATCATACGTGGTTCGTTGGGGAAGTCGTGGGCTACTCCTACAGAGAGGAGGCTTTCAAGGATGGCAAGCCCAACCTCAAGGCGAAGTTCTTGGCTCATTCTGCATGGACAGACTTTGTAACGTTCTGCGAAGAGATATACAAAACCGAATAA
- a CDS encoding thiamine-phosphate synthase family protein translates to MRTPSSFWAEVVLPAIRAKIAKILYSREYSQIKIAKELGVTQAMVSKYLSKYSLPEVLKPIGDEIDTIALTIAEMIEKNAKKEEIIKVLERKFFDFLLDEKFCRLYEEYSGVKGITCKEIFPGVSKKEILDELAKALDILLNDEKFPGLIPEIRSNFAYAVPNPKDVDDVAAIPGRITLVKERPYAMPPEFGVSRHTARLLIKIAKYNPSIRAVLNIRFGEDVKKALEKSGLKVYYLPRESRGEEETEDEIAKAFGEESWDVVVDPGGYGVEPCVYIFGRDPLEVVGKLKRIEQNL, encoded by the coding sequence ATGAGGACTCCAAGTTCGTTTTGGGCTGAGGTAGTTTTGCCTGCAATAAGAGCCAAGATAGCCAAGATCCTTTACTCGAGGGAGTACTCCCAGATAAAGATAGCTAAGGAGCTTGGAGTGACTCAAGCAATGGTCAGCAAGTACCTCTCTAAGTACTCCCTCCCAGAAGTGCTAAAGCCAATAGGGGATGAGATAGATACAATAGCGTTGACAATAGCTGAGATGATCGAGAAAAACGCAAAAAAAGAGGAAATAATTAAGGTTTTAGAGAGGAAGTTCTTCGACTTTCTCCTTGACGAAAAGTTCTGCAGGCTTTATGAAGAGTACTCTGGTGTTAAAGGTATTACCTGCAAGGAGATCTTCCCCGGCGTTAGCAAAAAGGAGATACTCGATGAGCTTGCTAAGGCCCTCGATATCCTCCTAAACGATGAGAAGTTCCCAGGATTGATTCCAGAGATAAGAAGCAACTTTGCCTATGCCGTTCCAAATCCCAAAGACGTTGATGATGTCGCGGCAATCCCAGGGAGAATTACACTGGTAAAGGAGAGGCCCTACGCCATGCCCCCAGAATTTGGCGTCAGCAGGCACACGGCAAGGTTGCTAATTAAGATAGCTAAGTACAACCCCTCAATTAGGGCAGTCTTAAACATAAGGTTTGGAGAGGACGTAAAGAAAGCCCTTGAAAAATCCGGCCTTAAAGTTTATTACCTTCCCAGGGAGAGCAGGGGTGAAGAGGAGACTGAGGATGAGATAGCAAAAGCTTTTGGGGAAGAATCTTGGGATGTGGTAGTTGATCCCGGTGGTTATGGCGTCGAGCCCTGCGTTTACATCTTTGGAAGGGATCCCCTTGAGGTCGTAGGAAAGTTGAAGAGGATTGAGCAAAACTTATGA
- a CDS encoding ATP-dependent DNA helicase, with translation MRVEELKVSEKVKIILKKRGIEELYPPQEEALKSGVLEGENLLVAIPTASGKTLIAEIAMVNTILKEGGKAVYIVPLKALAEEKFQEFKDWEEIGLRVAMATGDYDSRDEWLGKYDIIVATAEKFDSLLRHGSSWIKDVKVLVVDEIHLLGSRDRGATLEVILTHMLGKAQIIGLSATIGNPEELAEWLNAKLVMSEWRPVQLRRGVFNQGLVVWEDGDVERFGSWEDLVYDAVKRGKGALVFVNMRRKAERTALELSKKVRSMLTRGELRKLKELASSLEENPTNEKLAKALQGGVAFHHAGLGREERVLVENNFRAGLIKVVVATPTLAAGINTPAFRVIIRDTWRYSDFGMERIPILEVQQMMGRAGRPKYDERGEAIIVSTTESSGDVIAHYIKGKPEKLFSQLSNESNLRGQVLALIATFGYRTFRDILEFINRTFYAYQRKDVYSIEAKIKEILYFLIENEFVDLTLEDEIVPLPLGMRTAKLYIDPLTAKTFKDFLPYMEKDPSPVGIFHVIALTPDMTPVSYSKRELSKLEEEYYSLRDRIYADDPYLAYDPYYEKKFFRAFKTALILNAWINEVSEADITERFSVEPGDIYRLVETAEWLVYSLREMAKVLGASQDLIDYLERLRVRVKHGVREELIPLMELPMVGRKRARALYNAGFRDLESISKAMPKDLLRIEGIGAKTVEAIFKHLGRDVKILEKPKKNTLDYFLRP, from the coding sequence ATGAGGGTCGAAGAGCTCAAGGTCAGCGAGAAGGTAAAGATTATCCTCAAGAAAAGGGGAATAGAGGAACTTTATCCACCCCAGGAAGAGGCATTAAAAAGCGGAGTTCTCGAGGGAGAGAACTTACTCGTTGCTATCCCGACGGCGAGCGGTAAAACGCTCATAGCTGAGATAGCCATGGTTAACACCATCCTTAAGGAGGGAGGTAAGGCAGTCTACATAGTTCCCCTCAAGGCCCTAGCTGAAGAGAAGTTTCAGGAGTTCAAGGACTGGGAAGAGATTGGACTAAGGGTAGCAATGGCCACCGGAGATTACGACTCTAGGGATGAGTGGCTTGGGAAATATGATATAATAGTTGCTACAGCGGAAAAGTTTGACTCTCTCTTAAGGCACGGCTCAAGCTGGATTAAGGACGTGAAAGTTCTCGTTGTGGATGAAATTCACCTCTTGGGCTCGAGAGATAGGGGAGCAACTTTGGAGGTAATCTTGACCCACATGCTTGGTAAAGCCCAAATAATCGGTCTCTCCGCCACAATAGGAAATCCAGAGGAGCTTGCTGAATGGCTCAATGCAAAACTCGTCATGAGCGAGTGGAGACCCGTCCAGCTGAGGAGGGGGGTCTTCAATCAGGGCCTCGTGGTATGGGAGGATGGAGACGTTGAGAGGTTCGGTTCTTGGGAGGATTTAGTTTACGATGCGGTAAAGAGAGGTAAAGGGGCCTTAGTGTTCGTGAACATGAGGAGAAAGGCCGAGAGGACTGCCCTTGAACTCTCTAAAAAGGTAAGGTCAATGTTAACGAGGGGAGAACTGAGGAAGCTCAAGGAGCTTGCCAGTTCTTTGGAGGAAAATCCGACCAATGAAAAGCTCGCCAAAGCACTCCAAGGTGGCGTTGCCTTCCATCACGCAGGTTTAGGGAGGGAGGAGAGGGTTCTCGTGGAGAACAACTTTAGGGCCGGGCTGATAAAGGTAGTTGTTGCAACCCCAACCCTGGCCGCGGGAATAAACACGCCAGCATTCAGGGTGATAATTAGGGATACTTGGAGGTATTCCGACTTTGGGATGGAGAGGATTCCCATCCTTGAGGTACAGCAAATGATGGGTAGGGCGGGAAGGCCGAAATACGATGAGAGGGGCGAGGCCATAATAGTTTCCACCACGGAGAGTTCTGGGGATGTTATAGCCCACTACATAAAGGGAAAGCCCGAGAAGCTATTTTCCCAGCTCTCGAATGAGAGCAACCTCAGAGGTCAAGTCCTCGCTTTAATAGCCACCTTCGGTTATAGAACCTTCAGGGATATCCTGGAGTTCATCAATAGGACGTTCTACGCTTACCAGAGGAAGGATGTCTACTCGATAGAGGCGAAGATAAAGGAAATCCTATACTTTCTCATAGAGAACGAGTTTGTTGACTTAACACTAGAGGACGAGATAGTTCCCCTGCCCCTTGGGATGAGAACCGCAAAGCTCTACATAGACCCACTGACCGCGAAGACGTTCAAGGACTTCCTGCCCTATATGGAGAAGGATCCCAGCCCCGTGGGAATATTCCACGTAATAGCTTTAACTCCGGACATGACCCCAGTTTCCTACTCTAAGCGGGAGCTCTCAAAGCTCGAGGAGGAGTACTACAGCTTGAGGGACAGGATATATGCTGACGATCCTTATCTCGCTTATGATCCCTATTACGAGAAAAAGTTTTTCAGGGCCTTTAAGACCGCCCTTATCCTTAACGCTTGGATAAATGAAGTTTCGGAAGCTGATATAACTGAGAGATTCTCAGTAGAGCCTGGGGACATCTACAGGCTAGTTGAAACGGCTGAGTGGCTCGTCTACTCTCTAAGGGAGATGGCCAAAGTCCTGGGGGCATCCCAAGATCTTATTGACTATCTTGAAAGATTAAGGGTGAGGGTTAAACATGGGGTAAGGGAGGAGCTGATTCCGCTCATGGAGCTACCGATGGTTGGAAGGAAGAGGGCGAGGGCCCTATACAACGCTGGATTTAGGGACTTGGAGAGCATATCTAAGGCAATGCCCAAGGATCTGCTCAGAATAGAGGGGATAGGGGCTAAGACCGTAGAAGCAATATTTAAGCACCTTGGGAGAGATGTAAAGATCTTGGAGAAGCCGAAGAAGAACACCTTAGACTACTTTTTGAGGCCATAG
- a CDS encoding M48 family metallopeptidase, which produces MIGEVNLNGKTVRYRVKVKPVRYVTIRILEDGTLLVTTPDERIVERVLIEKRRWILSKLKIVEEALTQGKKGFPLFGEFMELDGDPGKLREEIREQLRAKVKEIVDEVSPRIGARPKRIYIIPMKNKWGTSTWRKSITINLASAALPHNLLHYLVTHELAHLIEMRHSKKFWSIVSKFHPDYKEKRRELKKWWFIVHANDLWRAILRWPEV; this is translated from the coding sequence ATGATTGGGGAGGTAAACCTTAACGGAAAAACTGTTAGATACAGGGTTAAAGTTAAACCAGTTAGATATGTCACAATAAGAATCCTCGAAGACGGAACCCTGCTCGTCACGACGCCGGATGAGAGGATAGTGGAGAGAGTTCTCATTGAAAAGAGAAGATGGATTCTCTCAAAGCTTAAGATCGTTGAAGAGGCCCTAACCCAGGGGAAAAAGGGCTTTCCCCTGTTTGGAGAGTTCATGGAATTAGATGGTGACCCTGGGAAACTAAGGGAGGAGATAAGGGAACAGCTTAGGGCTAAGGTTAAGGAGATAGTTGACGAGGTATCCCCAAGGATAGGTGCAAGGCCTAAAAGGATCTACATAATCCCAATGAAGAACAAGTGGGGGACGTCAACGTGGAGGAAGTCGATAACGATAAACCTCGCTTCAGCGGCCCTTCCCCATAACTTGCTTCACTACCTCGTGACGCACGAATTAGCTCACCTGATAGAGATGAGGCACAGCAAAAAGTTCTGGTCCATAGTCTCCAAATTCCACCCAGACTACAAGGAGAAGAGGAGGGAGCTGAAGAAGTGGTGGTTCATAGTCCACGCGAACGATCTCTGGAGGGCTATTCTCCGATGGCCTGAAGTATGA
- a CDS encoding AAA family ATPase, with product MKRILVDQREIMEEKLKQGKIIERELKIDPKFPHAYIITGVRRAGKSTLAFISSQNPLYVNFEDPNPLGFDIIRLHFLLKAFAL from the coding sequence TTGAAAAGAATATTAGTGGATCAGAGGGAAATAATGGAAGAAAAGCTAAAACAAGGTAAGATAATCGAAAGGGAGCTTAAAATTGACCCAAAGTTTCCCCATGCCTACATAATCACGGGTGTTAGGAGGGCGGGAAAGTCCACACTTGCGTTTATTTCATCTCAAAATCCTCTGTACGTGAACTTTGAAGATCCAAATCCCTTGGGTTTTGATATTATAAGATTACATTTTCTTTTGAAAGCCTTCGCCCTTTAG